From a single Elusimicrobiales bacterium genomic region:
- a CDS encoding sigma-70 family RNA polymerase sigma factor, giving the protein MNSVTDAVLVAAFRDGDAEAFEALYRRHEAGLYSFVLAMVKDEAAASDIFQETFIRVFRNIDKYSEEGKFKGWLYRTASNLAMDHFRRASRLGSFLPDGEDEEAPQREPSARGEEPEILLDRLSDGEAVAKALDALPPEQKEVVLMREYSGMSFKEIAQATGAPLGTVLARMSRAVRKMRAALEKGERLPL; this is encoded by the coding sequence ATGAATAGTGTGACAGACGCGGTTCTTGTGGCGGCTTTCCGCGATGGCGACGCGGAGGCTTTCGAAGCCCTCTATCGCAGGCATGAGGCCGGGCTGTATTCATTTGTGTTGGCGATGGTCAAAGACGAGGCCGCCGCCTCGGATATATTCCAGGAGACCTTTATAAGGGTTTTCCGCAATATAGACAAGTATTCCGAGGAGGGCAAGTTCAAGGGCTGGCTGTACCGGACGGCGTCCAATCTGGCGATGGACCATTTCCGGCGGGCGTCGCGGCTTGGGAGTTTCCTGCCGGACGGGGAAGATGAAGAGGCGCCGCAGCGCGAGCCGTCCGCCCGCGGCGAGGAGCCGGAAATTTTGCTGGACCGCCTCTCGGACGGGGAGGCCGTGGCAAAGGCGCTGGACGCGCTGCCGCCGGAGCAGAAAGAAGTGGTTTTGATGCGGGAATATTCGGGAATGTCTTTCAAGGAAATAGCGCAGGCCACCGGCGCGCCGCTGGGCACGGTGCTTGCGCGGATGAGCAGGGCGGTACGCAAAATGCGGGCCGCGCTGGAAAAAGGTGAGAGGCTGCCGCTATGA
- a CDS encoding aspartate ammonia-lyase has product MELRVEKDSLGGINVPEHAYWGAHTQRALDNFRLSGQKVSPALIKALAMVKKAAAQANKELEFLDAEKAGAIITACGEIIDGKFANQFPLDALQGGAGTSANMNVNEVIANRGIELLGGKRGDYAVIHPLEHVNLHQSTNDVYPTALKIACVYKVRALSEAAARLQGAFQSGEAKFARVVKTGRTEMQPAVPMTLGAEFSAWAEALSRDRWRAFKCEERLRVVNLGGTAIGTGLGAPRDYIFLVLEKLRQTAGLGLSRGENLPGETANSDVFVEVSGILKAHATTLAKICGDLRLLNLLGEIKLPPVQVGSSIMPGKYNPVICEAATQCALKAMANDALVAECASRASLQINEFLPLLAHSILESLDILSAADTALEPHVKAISADEKTCLANCSSPTALITPFLPHVGYRKALELLQGFEAEGGGDFRGYLAKKLGAELVERVLSPESLTALGHKNAKNT; this is encoded by the coding sequence ATGGAACTGCGCGTTGAAAAAGACTCGCTCGGCGGGATAAATGTGCCGGAACACGCCTATTGGGGCGCGCATACCCAGCGCGCGCTGGACAATTTCCGGTTAAGCGGCCAGAAGGTCAGCCCCGCGCTGATTAAAGCGCTGGCCATGGTCAAGAAAGCGGCGGCGCAGGCCAACAAGGAGCTGGAATTTTTGGACGCGGAAAAGGCCGGCGCAATAATCACGGCCTGCGGCGAAATCATAGACGGCAAATTCGCCAATCAGTTTCCGCTGGACGCTTTGCAGGGCGGGGCGGGAACCTCCGCGAACATGAACGTCAACGAGGTAATCGCCAACCGGGGTATAGAGCTGCTGGGGGGGAAAAGGGGCGATTACGCGGTAATTCATCCGCTTGAGCATGTCAATCTGCACCAGAGCACCAACGATGTTTACCCCACCGCGCTGAAAATAGCCTGCGTTTACAAGGTGCGCGCGCTGAGCGAGGCGGCAGCCAGATTGCAGGGCGCGTTCCAGTCGGGCGAGGCTAAATTCGCCCGCGTGGTCAAGACGGGCCGCACCGAAATGCAGCCCGCCGTGCCGATGACGCTGGGCGCGGAATTTTCCGCCTGGGCCGAGGCCCTCTCGCGCGACCGCTGGCGCGCCTTCAAATGCGAGGAACGGCTGCGCGTGGTCAATCTGGGCGGAACGGCCATAGGAACGGGGCTTGGCGCGCCCAGAGATTATATTTTTCTGGTGCTTGAAAAATTGCGCCAGACCGCGGGACTTGGCCTCAGCCGGGGCGAAAATCTGCCGGGCGAAACAGCCAATTCCGACGTGTTCGTGGAAGTTTCCGGCATACTCAAAGCCCATGCGACCACTCTGGCCAAAATCTGCGGCGATTTGCGGCTGCTGAATCTGCTTGGCGAAATAAAGCTGCCTCCGGTGCAGGTCGGCTCCAGCATAATGCCGGGGAAATACAATCCCGTCATATGCGAGGCCGCCACGCAGTGCGCGCTCAAGGCCATGGCAAACGATGCTCTGGTGGCGGAATGCGCCTCCCGCGCCAGCCTGCAAATCAACGAATTCCTGCCGCTGCTGGCGCACTCAATTTTGGAATCGCTGGATATTCTGTCCGCCGCCGATACCGCGCTGGAACCGCATGTGAAAGCCATCTCCGCGGACGAAAAAACCTGCCTCGCCAACTGCTCTTCGCCGACCGCGCTGATAACTCCGTTTCTTCCGCATGTCGGCTACCGGAAAGCGCTTGAGCTTTTGCAGGGTTTTGAGGCCGAAGGCGGCGGCGATTTCCGCGGCTATCTGGCTAAAAAGCTCGGCGCAGAGCTTGTGGAGCGCGTCCTCTCCCCGGAATCGCTTACCGCGCTGGGGCACAAGAATGCAAAAAACACCTAG
- the hydF gene encoding [FeFe] hydrogenase H-cluster maturation GTPase HydF has translation MQKTPRSLRLHIGIFGRTNVGKSSFLNLICGQEAAITSPVPGTTTDVVEKAMELLPVGPVVFLDTAGFDDSSELGRLRVQKTKRALERADVAVLVSETGKWGEYELLISREAKARGIPLITVLNKADLAPVSEDFIAQVKAETAHYFSCISAGAADREAYRNQFKRLLLAACPDEFLNPPPLIGDLLRPGGVAALVVPIDLQAPKGRLILPQVQAIRDALDSDALCLVVKEREYAHALSLLKEPPCITVCDSQAVQKVMADTPENIPCTTFSILFARLKGDLPAFAAAAAAIDSLKSGDRVLIAESCAHHPLEDDIGRVKIPRWLRQHTGAALDIQTTCGLDFPDDISSYKLVIHCGGCMTNRRDMLYKMERARQAAVPMTNYGVAISFLQGVLKRALAPFPAALAAYEREKAP, from the coding sequence ATGCAAAAAACACCTAGGTCTTTGCGGCTGCATATCGGGATTTTCGGGCGGACCAATGTCGGCAAATCAAGTTTCCTGAACCTGATTTGCGGGCAGGAAGCCGCCATCACCTCGCCCGTCCCCGGCACCACCACCGACGTTGTGGAAAAAGCCATGGAACTGCTGCCGGTGGGGCCTGTCGTTTTTCTGGACACGGCGGGATTTGACGATTCCTCGGAGCTGGGCAGGCTGCGCGTGCAGAAGACAAAACGCGCGCTGGAACGCGCCGACGTCGCCGTGCTGGTGTCCGAAACCGGCAAATGGGGGGAATACGAACTGCTTATTTCCCGCGAGGCAAAAGCGCGCGGCATACCGCTGATTACGGTATTAAACAAAGCCGACCTCGCGCCGGTTTCCGAAGATTTCATCGCACAGGTAAAAGCCGAAACGGCGCATTATTTTTCCTGCATCAGCGCCGGCGCGGCAGACCGCGAGGCATACCGCAACCAGTTCAAGCGGCTGCTGCTGGCCGCCTGCCCGGACGAATTCCTTAACCCGCCGCCGCTTATCGGCGATTTGCTGCGGCCCGGCGGGGTGGCCGCGCTTGTGGTGCCGATAGATTTGCAGGCGCCCAAAGGCCGGCTTATTCTGCCGCAGGTTCAGGCCATACGGGACGCGCTGGACAGCGACGCGCTTTGCCTGGTGGTCAAGGAGCGCGAATACGCGCATGCGCTTTCGCTTCTGAAAGAACCGCCCTGCATAACCGTCTGCGATTCCCAGGCCGTGCAGAAAGTTATGGCCGACACGCCGGAGAATATCCCCTGCACCACGTTTTCAATACTCTTTGCAAGGCTTAAAGGCGACCTGCCCGCCTTTGCGGCGGCTGCGGCGGCGATAGACAGCCTCAAATCCGGCGACAGGGTGCTTATAGCAGAATCCTGCGCGCACCACCCGCTGGAGGACGATATAGGCCGCGTCAAAATACCGCGCTGGCTGCGCCAGCACACGGGCGCGGCACTGGATATTCAAACCACCTGCGGGCTGGATTTCCCGGACGATATTTCAAGCTACAAGCTGGTAATACACTGCGGCGGCTGCATGACAAACCGGCGCGACATGCTCTATAAGATGGAGCGTGCGCGCCAGGCCGCCGTGCCGATGACAAACTACGGGGTGGCTATCTCGTTTTTGCAGGGAGTGTTAAAGCGCGCGCTGGCGCCGTTTCCGGCGGCGCTGGCGGCTTACGAGAGGGAAAAAGCGCCCTGA